In Helianthus annuus cultivar XRQ/B chromosome 8, HanXRQr2.0-SUNRISE, whole genome shotgun sequence, a single genomic region encodes these proteins:
- the LOC110871570 gene encoding CCR4-NOT transcription complex subunit 1-like produces MPMKRNHHSIDLAGLAHSFHALQPAKVHEFSFAWRELVTLKDFMPKLLNQNNHQGWPYIKCLVIGGLQFMEPLLRSGELTEPVCILTMMERQAIGRWLFNRRKRRTSINHNNKTNKVADQVFIIKYLGCSLVSAPGRPNIRRHL; encoded by the exons ATGCCAATGAAAAGAAATCACCATTCAATC GATTTGGCAGGTCTAGCACATTCGTTCCATGCCCTGCAGCCCGCAAAAGTTCATGAATTCAG CTTTGCATGGCGTGAGCTAGTTACTCTCAAAGATTTCATGCCAAAACTGCTCAATCAAAATAACCATCAAGGATGGCCATATATTAAGTGTCTTGTCATAGGTGGGTTACAGTTCATGGAACCGCTTTTGAGGAGTGGCGAACTTACAGAGCCGGTTTGCATCTTAACAATG ATGGAGAGGCAAGCAATTGGTCGGTGGCTCTTCAATCGTAGGAAGAGAAGAACAAGCATTAACCACAACAACAAAACCAACAAG GTTGCTGATCAAGTATTCATCATCAAATATTTGGGGTGCTCATTGGTGTCTGCTCCGGGGAGACCAAATATAAGAAGACACTTATAA
- the LOC110871573 gene encoding pentatricopeptide repeat-containing protein At3g04130, mitochondrial-like isoform X1 produces the protein MGLLFSNLPFFWELQDCEFTDLFMLRITMKKISVLRSYVVYPSAKSTYRRLKAFNFTSNALANHEKYSTDSSENINVIVSKVKAGRTYDEVFHSLLQDQACNTIPISHNLVSQLLHRFKDDWKSALGVFKWAESHKTYTPSSDSYETMLDILGKTKQMEKMMSLVEQMNQHHLVTIGSIAKVMRRLCGAGKWEDAVIIFDELGKFGLEKNTESMNLLLDTLCKTSKVEQARKIFLELKSCIAPSAYTFNIFVHGWCKVNQVNEAHWTLQEMKVYGYNPSVISYSTIIESYCRNSNFNKAYEMLDEMQAQNCPPNVVTFTTIMCYLKKNEEYYEALQIPEKMKLFGCKPDTLFYNALIHTLSKAGHVQEAVNVFEVEMASSGIFPDTSTFNSMIAMFCHHGLDQDAINVLKKMESSQLCRPDIQSFIPLLKMCFKKGKTDVLLGNLLDEMVNKHHISFDLATYTLLIHGLCRVNKCDWAYGFFKEMIDKDIAPGYYTCAFLVDELKQKYNYGAADHIEGYMKQMKSS, from the coding sequence atgggattattattttccaatttgccttttttTTGGGAATTGCAGGATTGCGAGTTTACCGATCTTTTTATGCTAAGAATCACAATGAAAAAAATCTCTGTTCTTAGATCTTATGTAGTTTATCCCTCTGCAAAGTCTACTTATCGTCGTTTAAAAGCGTTCAATTTCACCAGCAATGCACTTGCCAATCACGAAAAGTACAGTACTGATTCATCAGAAAACATCAACGTAATCGTTTCAAAGGTTAAAGCTGGACGAACCTACGATGAAGTTTTTCACTCTCTATTACAAGATCAAGCTTGTAACACGATACCCATATCTCACAATCTCGTTTCTCAGTTACTACATAGATTTAAAGATGATTGGAAATCTGCATTAGGCGTGTTTAAATGGGCGGAATCACACAAAACATACACACCATCATCAGACTCGTATGAAACAATGCTGGACATATTAGGAAAAACGAAACAAATGGAAAAGATGATGTCACTAGTCGAGCAGATGAATCAACATCATCTTGTTACAATCGGCAGTATAGCAAAAGTCATGAGAAGACTTTGCGGGGCCGGAAAATGGGAAGATGCGGTAATAATATTTGACGAGTTGGGTAAATTCGGATTGGAAAAGAACACCGAATCGATGAATCTTTTACTCGACACGCTATGCAAAACAAGTAAAGTCGAGCAGGCGCGTAAAATTTTCTTGGAATTAAAGTCATGCATCGCGCCTTCCGCTTATACGTTTAACATATTTGTACACGGTTGGTGTAAAGTTAATCAGGTCAACGAAGCGCATTGGACTCTCCAAGAAATGAAAGTGTACGGGTATAACCCGTCGGTTATATCGTATTCCACCATCATCGAATCATATTGTCGCAATTCCAACTTCAACAAAGCATATGAAATGCTCGACGAAATGCAAGCGCAAAACTGTCCTCCTAACGTTGTAACGTTCACCACCATCATGTGTTATTTGAAGAAAAACGAGGAATATTATGAAGCGTTACAGATACCCGAGAAAATGAAGTTATTTGGATGCAAGCCCGATACACTTTTCTACAACGCGTTGATTCATACATTATCGAAAGCGGGCCATGTTCAAGAAGCTGTGAATGTATTTGAGGTTGAAATGGCGAGTTCTGGTATTTTTCCGGACACATCTACATTTAATTCAATGATTGCAATGTTTTGTCATCATGGTTTGGATCAAGATGCGATAAATGTTCTAAAAAAGATGGAAAGTTCACAACTTTGTAGACCCGATATCCAGTCGTTTATTCCCTTACTCAAGATGTGTTTTAAAAAGGGAAAGACCGATGTATTATTGGGTAATTTGTTGGATGAAATGGTCAATAAGCATCATATTAGCTTTGATTTGGCTACGTACACTCTTTTGATCCACGGGTTATGTCGGGTTAATAAATGCGACTGGGCGTATGGATTCTTTAAGGAGATGATCGATAAAGATATTGCACCGGGATATTATACGTGTGCTTTTCTTGTTGATGAACTTAAGCAGAAGTATAATTATGGTGCTGCTGATCATATTGAAGGTTATATGAAGCAGATGAAGTCATCTTGA
- the LOC110871573 gene encoding pentatricopeptide repeat-containing protein At3g04130, mitochondrial-like isoform X2, whose translation MLRITMKKISVLRSYVVYPSAKSTYRRLKAFNFTSNALANHEKYSTDSSENINVIVSKVKAGRTYDEVFHSLLQDQACNTIPISHNLVSQLLHRFKDDWKSALGVFKWAESHKTYTPSSDSYETMLDILGKTKQMEKMMSLVEQMNQHHLVTIGSIAKVMRRLCGAGKWEDAVIIFDELGKFGLEKNTESMNLLLDTLCKTSKVEQARKIFLELKSCIAPSAYTFNIFVHGWCKVNQVNEAHWTLQEMKVYGYNPSVISYSTIIESYCRNSNFNKAYEMLDEMQAQNCPPNVVTFTTIMCYLKKNEEYYEALQIPEKMKLFGCKPDTLFYNALIHTLSKAGHVQEAVNVFEVEMASSGIFPDTSTFNSMIAMFCHHGLDQDAINVLKKMESSQLCRPDIQSFIPLLKMCFKKGKTDVLLGNLLDEMVNKHHISFDLATYTLLIHGLCRVNKCDWAYGFFKEMIDKDIAPGYYTCAFLVDELKQKYNYGAADHIEGYMKQMKSS comes from the coding sequence ATGCTAAGAATCACAATGAAAAAAATCTCTGTTCTTAGATCTTATGTAGTTTATCCCTCTGCAAAGTCTACTTATCGTCGTTTAAAAGCGTTCAATTTCACCAGCAATGCACTTGCCAATCACGAAAAGTACAGTACTGATTCATCAGAAAACATCAACGTAATCGTTTCAAAGGTTAAAGCTGGACGAACCTACGATGAAGTTTTTCACTCTCTATTACAAGATCAAGCTTGTAACACGATACCCATATCTCACAATCTCGTTTCTCAGTTACTACATAGATTTAAAGATGATTGGAAATCTGCATTAGGCGTGTTTAAATGGGCGGAATCACACAAAACATACACACCATCATCAGACTCGTATGAAACAATGCTGGACATATTAGGAAAAACGAAACAAATGGAAAAGATGATGTCACTAGTCGAGCAGATGAATCAACATCATCTTGTTACAATCGGCAGTATAGCAAAAGTCATGAGAAGACTTTGCGGGGCCGGAAAATGGGAAGATGCGGTAATAATATTTGACGAGTTGGGTAAATTCGGATTGGAAAAGAACACCGAATCGATGAATCTTTTACTCGACACGCTATGCAAAACAAGTAAAGTCGAGCAGGCGCGTAAAATTTTCTTGGAATTAAAGTCATGCATCGCGCCTTCCGCTTATACGTTTAACATATTTGTACACGGTTGGTGTAAAGTTAATCAGGTCAACGAAGCGCATTGGACTCTCCAAGAAATGAAAGTGTACGGGTATAACCCGTCGGTTATATCGTATTCCACCATCATCGAATCATATTGTCGCAATTCCAACTTCAACAAAGCATATGAAATGCTCGACGAAATGCAAGCGCAAAACTGTCCTCCTAACGTTGTAACGTTCACCACCATCATGTGTTATTTGAAGAAAAACGAGGAATATTATGAAGCGTTACAGATACCCGAGAAAATGAAGTTATTTGGATGCAAGCCCGATACACTTTTCTACAACGCGTTGATTCATACATTATCGAAAGCGGGCCATGTTCAAGAAGCTGTGAATGTATTTGAGGTTGAAATGGCGAGTTCTGGTATTTTTCCGGACACATCTACATTTAATTCAATGATTGCAATGTTTTGTCATCATGGTTTGGATCAAGATGCGATAAATGTTCTAAAAAAGATGGAAAGTTCACAACTTTGTAGACCCGATATCCAGTCGTTTATTCCCTTACTCAAGATGTGTTTTAAAAAGGGAAAGACCGATGTATTATTGGGTAATTTGTTGGATGAAATGGTCAATAAGCATCATATTAGCTTTGATTTGGCTACGTACACTCTTTTGATCCACGGGTTATGTCGGGTTAATAAATGCGACTGGGCGTATGGATTCTTTAAGGAGATGATCGATAAAGATATTGCACCGGGATATTATACGTGTGCTTTTCTTGTTGATGAACTTAAGCAGAAGTATAATTATGGTGCTGCTGATCATATTGAAGGTTATATGAAGCAGATGAAGTCATCTTGA
- the LOC110871575 gene encoding pentatricopeptide repeat-containing protein At3g04130, mitochondrial, giving the protein MPRITVKKIYVLGSYVVYPSEKSARRRLKSLNFTSNALANHEKYSIDSSENINLIVSKVKAGRTYDEVFHSLLQDQACNTIPISHNLVSQLLYRFKDDWKSALGVFKWAESHETYTPSSDSYETMLDILGKTKQMEKMMSLLEQMNQRHLVTIGSIAKVMRRLCGAGKWEDAVIIFDELCKFGLEKNTESMNLLLDTLCKESKVEQARKIFLELKSCIAPSAYTFNIFVHGWCKVNRVIEAHWTIQEMKGYGYNPSVISYSTIIESYCRNSNFNKAYEMLDEMQAQNCPPNVVTFTTIMCYLKKNEEYYEALQIPEKMKLFGCKPDTLFYNALIHTLAKAGRVREAVDVFEVEMPSSGIFPDTSTFNSMITMFCHHGMDQEALNVLKKMESSQLCRPDIQSFSPLLKMCFRKGKTDVLLGNLLDEMVNKHHISFDLATYTLLIHGLCRANKCDWAYGFFKEMIDKDIAPRYYTCALLVDELKQKYNYVAADHIEGYMKQMKSS; this is encoded by the coding sequence ATGCCGAGAATCACAGTGAAAAAAATCTATGTTCTTGGATCTTATGTGGTTTATCCCTCTGAAAAGTCTGCTCGTCGTCGTTTGAAATCGTTAAATTTCACCAGCAATGCACTTGCCAATCACGAAAAGTACAGTATCGATTCATCAGAAAACATCAACTTAATCGTTTCAAAGGTTAAAGCTGGACGAACCTACGATGAAGTTTTTCACTCTCTATTACAAGATCAAGCTTGTAACACGATACCCATATCTCATAATCTTGTTTCTCAGTTACTGTATCGATTCAAAGATGATTGGAAGTCTGCATTAGGCGTGTTTAAATGGGCGGAATCACACGAAACATACACACCGTCATCAGACTCGTACGAAACAATGCTGGACATATTAGGAAAAACGAAACAAATGGAAAAGATGATGTCACTACTCGAGCAGATGAATCAACGTCATCTTGTTACAATCGGCAGTATAGCAAAAGTCATGAGAAGACTTTGCGGGGCCGGAAAATGGGAAGATGCGGTAATAATATTTGACGAGTTGTGTAAATTCGGATTGGAAAAGAACACCGAATCGATGAATCTTTTACTCGACACGCTCTGCAAAGAAAGTAAAGTCGAGCAGGCTCGTAAGATTTTCTTGGAATTAAAATCATGCATCGCGCCTTCCGCTTATACGTTTAACATATTTGTACACGGTTGGTGTAAAGTTAATCGGGTCATCGAAGCACATTGGACTATCCAAGAAATGAAAGGGTACGGGTATAACCCGTCGGTTATATCGTATTCCACCATCATCGAATCATATTGTCGCAATTCCAACTTCAACAAGGCATATGAAATGCTCGACGAAATGCAAGCGCAAAACTGTCCTCCTAACGTTGTAACGTTCACCACCATCATGTGTTATTTGAAGAAAAACGAGGAATATTATGAAGCGTTACAGATACCCGAGAAAATGAAGTTATTTGGATGCAAGCCCGATACGCTTTTCTACAACGCGTTGATTCATACATTAGCGAAAGCGGGACGGGTTCGAGAAGCTGTTGATGTTTTCGAGGTTGAAATGCCGAGTTCCGGTATTTTTCCGGACACGTCTACGTTTAATTCGATGATTACAATGTTTTGTCATCATGGTATGGATCAAGAAGCGTTAAATGTTTTAAAAAAGATGGAAAGTTCGCAACTTTGCAGACCCGATATACAGTCGTTTAGTCCCTTACTCAAGATGTGTTTTAGAAAGGGAAAGACCGATGTGTTATTGGGTAATCTGTTGGATGAAATGGTCAATAAGCATCATATTAGCTTTGATTTGGCTACGTACACTCTTTTGATCCACGGTTTATGTCGAGCGAATAAATGCGATTGGGCGTATGGGTTCTTTAAGGAGATGATAGATAAAGATATTGCACCGAGATATTATACGTGTGCTTTGCTTGTTGATGAACTTAAGCAGAAGTATAATTATGTTGCTGCTGATCATATTGAAGGTTATATGAAGCAGATGAAGTCGTCTTGA